The following coding sequences are from one Kallotenue papyrolyticum window:
- a CDS encoding glycosyltransferase family 2 protein has protein sequence MHQPPTMSHGLPSRERAQPLVCLVVLNWNGYADTHECLCSLGKLTYPHRHIIVVDNASSDDSPVKLQAQHPEIELVRCSENLGIAAGYNRGIQKALAHGADYIVVMNNDLIVDPQVVDRMIEAQQAWPNCGIVMPKILYYDARDTIWSAGAYARWMPSNIVMRGKNRKDGPAYAETKPIEYAPSCCLLLTRELCQRLMFDEQYFFYYDDWDFCLQARKLGQRIVFAAHAYVWHKVSRSTLNSPKSQRWWEVLGRSCARYHRKHHSLGLLATYVSWVALRETIKGNLRSIPTFLRGVWTGLHLQTAAEARMGWRD, from the coding sequence ATGCATCAACCACCCACGATGAGCCATGGGCTCCCATCTCGTGAACGGGCGCAGCCACTGGTCTGCCTCGTCGTGCTGAACTGGAATGGCTACGCCGATACTCATGAGTGCCTGTGCTCGCTGGGCAAACTTACCTACCCACATCGGCACATCATCGTCGTAGACAACGCGTCAAGTGACGATAGCCCCGTAAAACTCCAAGCCCAGCATCCTGAGATTGAGTTGGTGCGCTGTAGCGAGAATCTAGGGATTGCCGCCGGCTATAACCGGGGAATTCAAAAAGCGCTCGCGCATGGGGCTGACTATATTGTGGTCATGAACAACGATCTCATCGTGGATCCACAGGTTGTCGATCGCATGATTGAGGCACAGCAGGCATGGCCCAATTGCGGCATTGTCATGCCTAAAATTTTGTACTACGATGCACGTGATACAATTTGGTCGGCTGGCGCCTATGCCCGCTGGATGCCCTCCAATATCGTCATGCGCGGAAAAAACCGCAAAGATGGTCCAGCGTATGCTGAAACCAAGCCGATTGAGTATGCCCCCAGTTGCTGCCTCCTGCTCACACGCGAATTATGCCAGCGCCTGATGTTTGATGAACAGTATTTCTTTTACTACGATGACTGGGATTTTTGCTTACAAGCCCGCAAACTCGGGCAGCGGATTGTCTTCGCAGCCCATGCTTATGTATGGCATAAAGTATCACGTAGCACCCTGAATAGTCCTAAGTCGCAACGTTGGTGGGAGGTACTCGGAAGGAGCTGCGCGCGCTACCACCGCAAACATCACTCGTTGGGTCTGCTGGCAACCTATGTGAGTTGGGTGGCTCTGCGCGAGACGATCAAGGGTAACCTGCGGAGCATCCCAACGTTCTTGCGGGGAGTCTGGACTGGTCTCCATCTGCAGACAGCAGCTGAGGCGCGGATGGGTTGGCGCGATTGA
- a CDS encoding glycosyltransferase family 4 protein has translation MHIIFLGTSGIDNPSPRGRWLPVARELVRAGHAVDLALLHPTYDQLQPRHWVCDGVQIAHVGQMHVYGLAGHRYYFSPLKLILVALRGALALAHYALVRNPDAIHIAKPQPINGLAGILAARAARCSLYVDCDDYEAAANRFSGAWQRQLVRWWEDRLPVMARAVSVNTRFLYERCLTLGIPSTRLFYIPNGVHAEHFQQPPVAAVNTLRQRLALEDCPVVLYLGTMSNIAHSVGLLIEAFALVLRALPSARLLMVGNGDDLPALQTQACRLGIDFAIHWIGQVPADQTRLYLALADCSVDPVEDSPGARGRSPLKIVESLAQGVPVVTGNVGDRAETLGDQAGVVVTPGDARALAEGILRVLRDPQFRHSLAFGARQRATAFEWHTLAQEWLSMYNLPVKH, from the coding sequence ATGCACATCATCTTTCTCGGCACATCAGGAATAGATAATCCTTCACCACGCGGCCGCTGGCTGCCGGTTGCGCGAGAACTGGTGCGCGCAGGCCATGCAGTTGATCTAGCCCTACTGCATCCCACCTATGATCAGCTGCAACCTCGTCATTGGGTGTGTGACGGCGTCCAAATCGCTCATGTCGGGCAGATGCATGTTTACGGGTTGGCCGGTCACCGCTACTATTTTAGCCCGCTCAAGTTGATCCTGGTTGCGTTGCGCGGAGCACTGGCGCTCGCTCACTACGCTCTTGTGCGTAATCCTGATGCTATCCACATCGCCAAACCTCAACCCATCAATGGCCTTGCCGGCATTCTCGCCGCGCGTGCCGCACGCTGCTCGCTGTATGTCGATTGTGATGATTACGAAGCTGCCGCCAATCGATTTAGCGGAGCATGGCAACGGCAATTGGTGCGCTGGTGGGAAGACCGATTGCCGGTGATGGCGCGCGCCGTGAGCGTGAATACCCGTTTTCTGTATGAGCGCTGCCTGACATTGGGCATCCCATCTACACGTCTCTTCTACATACCGAACGGTGTTCATGCTGAGCACTTCCAGCAGCCACCCGTGGCTGCGGTGAATACGCTGAGACAACGACTTGCGCTAGAAGATTGCCCAGTGGTGCTCTACCTCGGCACGATGAGCAATATCGCCCACAGCGTCGGTTTATTGATCGAGGCCTTTGCGCTGGTGCTACGCGCGCTTCCAAGCGCTCGCCTGCTTATGGTTGGCAATGGCGACGATCTACCAGCCCTCCAAACCCAAGCTTGCCGTTTGGGGATCGACTTTGCGATCCACTGGATTGGGCAGGTACCCGCGGATCAGACACGCCTCTACCTTGCTTTGGCAGACTGTTCTGTTGATCCGGTTGAGGACTCACCGGGTGCGCGCGGGCGCTCACCCCTCAAAATTGTCGAAAGTCTGGCCCAGGGCGTACCAGTTGTCACCGGCAACGTTGGCGATCGGGCAGAAACATTGGGAGATCAGGCCGGGGTCGTCGTCACGCCTGGGGATGCAAGAGCCTTGGCAGAGGGCATCTTAAGGGTGCTGCGCGATCCACAGTTCCGTCACTCCTTGGCGTTCGGCGCACGGCAGCGTGCGACAGCATTTGAATGGCACACGCTGGCGCAGGAGTGGTTAAGCATGTATAATCTGCCCGTCAAACACTGA
- a CDS encoding sugar phosphate nucleotidyltransferase, translated as MMATDLVGLLPAAGRGSRLGAIPCSKEIMPLGFQLQAIGDGRHWRPITALETHLKALRCANVTRAAIIISESKADIVRYIGNGERYGISITYLYQQQLSGMPFALDLATSWIGKATTVFSMPDTIIEPIDTMMRVVEQHLTHPADVTLGLFQTTTPHKFGMVEVTSDAVIRRFIDKPLHTDLTLMWGLAVWSPRFTQYMSAFLKSITSSEKEIVLSDIFQAALEGGLTFRGVVLEDARYRDIGTPEDFQAVVYDLALQQASLLQSCDGFDAS; from the coding sequence ATGATGGCAACTGACTTGGTTGGACTGCTGCCGGCGGCAGGGCGCGGCTCGCGTTTGGGCGCAATTCCGTGTAGCAAGGAGATCATGCCGCTGGGATTTCAGCTGCAGGCTATCGGCGATGGCAGGCACTGGCGACCTATCACAGCACTGGAAACACATCTCAAGGCCTTGCGTTGTGCCAACGTCACACGCGCTGCGATTATTATCAGCGAATCAAAGGCCGATATTGTGCGTTATATTGGCAATGGAGAGCGCTATGGAATATCAATTACGTACCTCTACCAACAACAACTCAGTGGAATGCCCTTCGCGCTCGATTTAGCTACATCCTGGATCGGTAAGGCAACGACGGTTTTTTCAATGCCCGACACCATTATTGAACCGATTGATACAATGATGCGCGTTGTGGAACAACACCTCACTCATCCAGCAGATGTCACTCTCGGACTCTTTCAGACCACAACCCCACACAAGTTCGGAATGGTAGAAGTAACTAGCGATGCAGTCATTCGCCGATTTATCGATAAACCACTCCATACAGATTTAACACTGATGTGGGGACTAGCCGTCTGGTCACCGCGCTTTACTCAATATATGAGCGCTTTTCTAAAGTCGATCACTTCTTCTGAGAAGGAGATCGTGCTGAGTGATATTTTCCAGGCTGCACTTGAAGGGGGGCTCACCTTCAGGGGGGTTGTCCTTGAAGATGCACGATATCGTGACATTGGAACCCCTGAAGACTTTCAGGCCGTCGTCTATGACCTGGCACTTCAACAGGCATCACTCCTACAATCATGCGATGGTTTCGACGCATCCTGA
- a CDS encoding class I SAM-dependent methyltransferase: protein MNAIMPTAPVEPQLEWTACEICGSHQRTLVAERTDLFLGGTQNYRMYLCHGCGVMYQHPRPTRQSMRYFYPDEYPQYTPELATEHWLKRLDRRYGLRKRCRVITKYVRCGRLLDVGCATGDFLSEMKLQPGWSVIGLEPNHAAATRAQHAAGVPVVSAVLNEAPFADASFDAITMWDVLEHVHDPLAILDAVARLLRPGGVFVVNHPNTASIDRRLFGRYWLGYELPRHLYLYPGDLLRRLMEERGFIEIERRCVYGSYAASSTSIILMAVDHFGQSWITHLIRAIVYSKWLRILWLPYFKFIDKQRLGSNITAVFRRVA, encoded by the coding sequence ATGAATGCCATCATGCCTACTGCTCCTGTTGAGCCGCAATTGGAATGGACTGCGTGTGAGATCTGCGGCAGCCACCAGCGCACGCTGGTGGCTGAACGGACCGATCTCTTTCTCGGCGGAACCCAGAACTACCGCATGTATCTCTGCCATGGATGCGGCGTTATGTATCAGCATCCAAGGCCTACCCGTCAGTCCATGCGCTATTTCTATCCGGACGAGTATCCCCAGTACACGCCTGAGCTCGCCACCGAGCACTGGCTCAAGCGTCTGGATCGCCGCTATGGTCTGCGCAAGCGCTGTCGGGTGATCACCAAATATGTTCGGTGCGGGCGCTTACTAGATGTCGGGTGCGCAACGGGCGACTTTTTATCCGAAATGAAGTTACAGCCAGGCTGGTCAGTCATTGGTCTGGAACCCAACCATGCCGCGGCTACACGTGCGCAGCACGCAGCAGGGGTGCCGGTTGTGAGCGCCGTACTAAACGAGGCGCCTTTTGCTGATGCCTCCTTCGATGCCATCACGATGTGGGACGTGCTCGAGCACGTCCACGATCCACTAGCTATTCTTGACGCGGTTGCGCGTCTCCTGCGCCCTGGCGGGGTATTCGTCGTGAATCACCCCAATACAGCCAGCATCGACCGCCGACTATTCGGACGCTATTGGTTAGGCTATGAGCTACCCCGACACCTTTACCTCTATCCCGGTGACCTGCTACGCCGACTCATGGAAGAGCGGGGGTTCATAGAGATTGAACGCCGTTGCGTATATGGCAGCTATGCAGCTAGTAGCACGAGCATAATCCTCATGGCTGTGGATCATTTCGGGCAGAGCTGGATAACGCATCTGATCCGTGCGATAGTATATAGTAAATGGCTTCGAATTCTATGGCTACCCTACTTTAAGTTCATTGACAAGCAACGTCTCGGGTCAAATATCACTGCGGTTTTTCGGAGAGTTGCATGA
- a CDS encoding class I SAM-dependent methyltransferase produces the protein MTKKTFASDTQRYFQRVMRDWQPIMEAEHPYAHNRSWLRIYRALLQWIRMHNLEHGRVLEIGCGTGLLQDLVPNYTGIDIATTSALYMRKPFCVGSAIRLPFDDNTFDGVWSIWVLEHIEEPQQMLDEMRRVVRPGGSIFLSAAYAVDPWIAQGLHKRPFRELTPRQRLTKLTIPLRRSIPYKTAVTLPQRLAELLQYWRNGRPTSLRYRPLQPNFETYWDYDADACVSLDAYSVALYFLSRGDQPCFGEGILRSLLQRSQPQAYIVCKSS, from the coding sequence ATGACCAAAAAAACATTTGCCAGTGATACGCAGCGTTATTTTCAACGCGTCATGCGTGATTGGCAGCCCATAATGGAGGCAGAGCACCCATATGCCCACAATCGCTCTTGGCTGCGCATTTATAGAGCACTACTTCAATGGATTAGAATGCATAACCTAGAGCACGGTCGTGTTTTAGAGATTGGTTGTGGCACAGGATTGCTACAAGATTTGGTGCCAAACTATACCGGGATCGATATTGCTACAACCTCAGCCCTCTACATGCGTAAACCGTTCTGCGTAGGTTCGGCTATACGCCTCCCATTTGACGACAACACCTTCGATGGCGTCTGGTCGATCTGGGTCCTGGAGCATATCGAAGAACCACAACAGATGCTAGACGAAATGCGTCGGGTCGTCCGTCCCGGAGGCTCGATCTTTCTCAGCGCAGCCTATGCCGTTGATCCATGGATTGCTCAAGGCCTGCACAAACGGCCGTTCCGTGAGCTTACCCCACGTCAGCGTCTGACCAAACTCACGATACCCCTGCGTCGGTCAATTCCTTACAAAACGGCCGTCACCCTTCCGCAACGTTTGGCTGAGTTATTGCAGTACTGGCGGAATGGCAGACCAACATCGTTGCGCTACCGACCGCTCCAACCGAACTTTGAAACATACTGGGATTATGACGCTGATGCTTGTGTATCGCTTGATGCCTATAGTGTTGCGCTGTACTTCCTGTCGCGCGGTGATCAGCCCTGCTTTGGGGAAGGCATCCTCCGCAGTCTGTTGCAGCGCTCTCAGCCGCAAGCCTACATTGTGTGTAAATCATCATGA